CATCGCTTCCGGCGTCGTGCCGTGGGGCACGAAGTACTTTCCACCAGCGCCGTCGGTCGCAAGCGTCCACGCGATCTTGCTCGTTGTGGTATATTGGGTGGTCATGGGCTAAGGCTCCTGCGCTTACAGGTACCTGTAGAGGAACCCGAGGAAGTCGGCCGAGTTGGTCGTCTGCAGCGACGTGGTGACGACGGCACGCCGCATCTCAACGATGACGTAGGTGTAGCCCATCGTGTCGACGACCAGAACGGGCGCCGCTTCGCCCTCCTGTCCGACGACACGCATGCCCGGGAACAGAGACCGATCGTCTTGGACGCCAACCTCCCGGGCCCAGAAACCTGGGTTCGTATCCCCGCTGTCGGGCAGGACCGCCGAAGAGTCGATCTCTTTCTCGCCGAGAACGATCTTGGCCTTGCCAAGATAGTCTCCGACGTACTCGGTCGCCCCGTTGAGCTCGGACACGCCCCAAAGGCCCACCAGCCCGGTCCGGGCAACCGTGCTCGTCGTCGCAGGATTGCCGTAGAACTTGAGCAACAAGTTGTTGCTCTCCACGCTCGTCAGGTCGAGGCGGACGCGTTGCGTCTGGCCGGTGGTTAAGACGGATTACCAGTCTGAAAAGGTATCGGTATGAGCGTACGTCTCGGGATCACTGAGGGCGCCGGATTGATCAAAATAGTCATTGGCCGGGTCTTGGACGGTCCAAGCGACTTGCTGGCTGACGGGCGTAACGGCTGTGGCCATGGGGTCTCCCTCTGGTTCTGGGTCGATCTGGAGCTAGCTCTTGTCAATATACCCGAAGATGCGCCAACCCGTCGCATCTTTGACGTGAAGATCCTGCCAACCTCCGAGAACCCCCCCCAATCTGGGGCTTCGGGGCCCCCAAGGGCCTTGGGAGTGGCCGATTCTTGCCCAACCCGCACAACCGGCCGTTTTCTGCGGCTCGCACGCACCCAACTTTCAAACGCCTTGTCAACTCCCCCGATGAACACGCAGGCCCCGGGCGTCTGGGGCGTTGCACCAAGCCTTCTCCGCTGGACCGCCAGCGCGCAGGGGGAGGCGGACATACGAGGCCGGGCACGGGCGCTCCTTCGAGCACCCACGCGCGGCCGCGACGGAGGCGCTGCCATGAGCAGACGACCGCGTGACGAGCAGGCCCTCCTGGCCTGGAGCAAGGCCCGGGCACTGCAGTGGAAGGGTGGCCAGGCCGGCGTGCCGGATATCGGAATCACCCAGGCGATGGCCGACGCCTTCGACCTGGCCGTTTCCGAGGCAGAATCGGCATTCCTGGCGATGCAGAGTGCAAGGCAGTTGGCCGAGAACCGCACGAGCGAGAAGGACGACAAGTTCGAGGCGATGCTCGACCAGCTCGAGTTCCTCGTGCCGTCGATCGACGCCTACGCCAAGGCAACCGGCGATGCGAGCGTCTACACCCGCGCGGGGATCGACGCGCCCAAAAAGCCCGCCAAGCGCGGCGCGCCGCCCACCCCCACCGACATGCAGGCCGAGCTGACCAACGGCGGCGACGTCGTGATCCGCTTCGCCTGCGCCACCGGGGGCGGGGCGTTCTTCGAGATCCAGCGCCGCCTGACGGCCCTGGACGGCATGGTCCAGACCTGGCAGCCGCTGGTGACCGTGACCGAGAAGACCTATACCGACGAGGCGGTGCCCCGCGGCTACCGCAGCGTGGACTACCGCGTGCGGGCCACGCGCACCAACGGCAAGGCCAGCGAGTACAGCGAGAGCGCGACGGCCTACTTCGGCAGCTCGGCAAGCGAGCAGCCCGCACCGGCGGGCGTCACCATCGAGGACGCCCAGCGGCTCAGGGATGCCCAGACGGCCAAGGGCAAGGGCCAGGCCGGCTGAGATAGGTCTGGCTGACAAGAGGCTGGCACCACACCACGCGCGCCGCCGGGGACACCGGGCGGCGTGCTTTCTTGCGCGCAAACCGCCGCGTCGCGCATCGCGTTACGCCAATCTTACAAGAACCCGCCGCTCGTCGGCCGAGATCGCCCCTTCCATGTCGGCCAGCCAGCGGCGGGCGTCGGTGGTGTAGCCGGCGGTGGGCTTGACCTCGGGGCGGCGCTCGCGCCAGTAGGCGTTGAAGCGCTCCATCGTCAGCTCGCGCACCAGCTTGGCCTGCATCGACGCGAGCGCCACGGGCAGGTGGGCCTCCTCGGCCCTGGGCTGCACGCGGATGCGCGCATTGGGCACGTCCACGAACTGGTAGGTGCTGGCCTCTGGCGCCTCGGCCAGCGTGCGGAGGGGGCGGCCGAAGACGCGGGCCAGGGCGTCCTGGTAGCGCGTGCGGCCGCCCTGGCGGTCGAGGACGATGCGGGTGTGGACGTTCCCCTCGCCGTGCTCGCGCTCGTGTTCAAGCCGGGTCCGCTCGATCAGGTCGAGGATGGCCGGGGCGTGCTCGGCGATGGCGGCCAGCGTCGTGTTGGCCTTGGATCTTCCGCCTTCGAGCTGGGCGTTGAAGCGGGCCTCGTCGGTGCGGGCGACGCGCTGGAGCGTGCAGGCCACGCCCGCGCGGGCCATGGCGCGCGCCAGCGTGTTGGCGGCGATGCCCGCCTCGGCCGCGTCGGCGTGGCCCGGGCAGGGCAGGGGCTGGCCGCCGTACCAATGGAGCGCGCACGGCCCGACCGCCAGGCACTCGAACAGGGCCGCGTCGGTCGCGGGGATCGACCCCGTGCGGGCCCGCACGAAGGCCAGCACGCTCCGCTCGGCCTCGGCCAGGCGACCGGCGCCCATCGCCATCGGCTTGCACAGCTTCTTGCTGTCGGCGACGGCCAGGCGGCGCTTCTTGTCCCCGGGCTTGCGGCAGACGGCCGAGCGCAGCAGCTTCCAGGCGTTGGGGGCCGGCTGGCTGGGCTCCCAGTCGTCGATGCGCAGGGCCGCCAGGCCCACGCACAGGGGGCCCAGCATGGGTCCGTAGCCCGCCTCGTCGATGCCGATGTAGAGGAGCACCGACCATCGTTGCCGGCTCCCCCACCACCGGGCAAGGGACCGACCCTGTCGGTTGTCAACAACGTACGATGCGTCGATGCAAGAGCGACGCCCCACACGGCCCATCTACGTTGGCAACGAGAAGACCGGCATCGTCCAGATTGGCGGCGGCCTGCCCGATTCGTCGGGCAAAGCCACCAGCCCCGCGCCGGTGAGCGTGCAGACCATGACCGCCGGGTATACGCACGACGTGGACAAGTGCGTGGCGGAGGTCCACAAGCTCCAGGCGGCCGGGGCCGACGTGGTCCGCGTAGCGGTGCCCGAGAAGAAGGACACCGAGGCGCTCAAGGAGATCCTCGCCCAGACCAGCGTGCCGATCGTGGCCGACGTGCACTTCCACTTCAAGCGGGCGCTCGAGGCCGTCGAGGCAGGGGTGCACAAGATCCGCCTGAACCCGGGGAACATCAACGACCGCGAGCAGGTGATCGAGGTGATCAACGCCTGCAAGGACGCGGGCCTGCCCATCCGCGTGGGGGTGAACGAGGGCTCGATCATCGAGCGGCGCGACAAGCAGAAGCGGGCGAAGGAGCTGGGCGCCTTCTTCAGCGACCACAAGCACGGCTACATGCTGGCCATCATGATCGCCAAGCTTGAAGAATACCTGGACATCTTCTACGAGCAGGACTTCCACGACGTGGCCATCAGCGCCAAGAGCATGGACGCCACGATGGTGATCGACGCGTACACCGAGATCAGCAAGCGCTTCGACCACCCGCTGCACCTGGGCGTGACGCACGCGGGGCCCAAGGAAACCGGCTGTATCCGTTCCGTGGTGGCGCTCGGAACGCTGCTGGCCAATGGCATCGGCGACACGATCCGCATCAGCTACGCGAACGACCCGATCTACGAGGTCGAGGACGGGCTGGAGTTGCTCTACTCCCTCGGCCTGCGCGAGCGCATCGGGGCGGAACTGATTGCCTGCCCCACGTGTGGCCGAATCCAGGTCGATCTGTTCAGCCTGGTGCAGGAGGTTCGCGCGAAGCTGGCCAGCGACATCCAGGTGCCCATGAAGGTCGCCGTGATGGGCTGCGTCGTGAACGGGCCGGGCGAGGCCGAGGGCGCCGACGTAGCCGTCTTCGCCGGCGACCGCCGCGGCATCATCTACGTGCAGGGCGAGAAGGTCGCCAACGTGAACGAAGACGAGATCCTCGATCGCCTGCTCAAGGAGTGCCTGGCCTTCCAGGACGCCGTCCGCGCCGGCACGGCCAAGCTGGGCGAGAAGAAGGTGGACATCGTGCCGCCCGACCCGCTGGGCGAACTCGGCAGCGGGTGGGAGAAGATGGCGGCCGAGCGGCTGAAGGGCGCGGACCTGACGATCGGGCAGTCTTGAGCCTCTCTGGGGAACTTACTTTTTCAGCTGCGCCGCTATGCCCGCGGTCAGGCCGCCATCGACGGCGAATTCGGCGCCCGTCACGTATGCGGACTCGTCGCTGAGCAAGTACACCGCAAGACTCGCGACGTCTTCGGGCGAACCCAGGCGCCGCAGCGGCACCTCGGCGGCGAACTCGGCGATGGCGGCCTCGCGATCGGGCGCGTGCTCGAGCAGCGCCTCCCACATGGGCGTGAGGATCGCGCCGGGCGAGATGGCGTTGCAGCGCACCGGATAGCCGCGTTCGGCGCAGCAAAGGGCGACCGAGCGGGTGTGGTTGATGACCGCGGCCTTGCTGCTGGCGTACGCCGCGGCGCCACCGACGCCAACCTTGCCGCTGCGCGAGGCGATGTTGACGATCGAGCCACCGCCTGCCTTCATCGCGGCGATCGCGTGCCTGCAGCCCAGGAAGACGCCGTCGAGGTTGATCGCGTGCACGGCCCGCCAATCTTCGAGCGAGCAGTGCTCGGCGTCTTGGGGGCCCAGTTGGGGCACGCCGAAACCGGTGATGCCGGCGTTGTTGACCAGGCCGTGGAGGCCGCCGATGGATTCGAGGGCGGACGCCCAGTCCGACTGCGAACGGACGTCGAGATGGAGGTACGTCGCGCCGATCTCGGCCGCGGCCTTCGCACCCTCTTCGTCGCGGATGTCGCTCAGGTAGACCGTCGCGCCTTCGTCGAGGCACGCCCGCGCGATCGCCAGGCCGATGCCTTGGGCGGCGCCGGTGACGAGGATGCGTTTGCCTTCCAGTCGCCGGCCCGCCACGTCAGAAGACCCTCGCGGCCGGCGGCGTGTCGCTGGTCAGCCCCCCCGCCGCCAGGCACTCGTGCAGTGCGTCGGCATCGCGGGTGGTGAAGGCGCCGCGGCTGAAGCTGTCAAGATCGAATACGCCCCAGCACTGCCCGTGCGCGTCGAAGAGCGGGATGACCAGTTCGGCCAGGTCCTTCGGGTCGCACGCCACGTAGCCCTCGCCCAGCGCCGCGACGTCGCGCACGACGAGGGTGATGTGCTGGCGGAACGACTGGCCGCACGCGCCGTGCATGCCAATGGGCGAGCAGGCGGGCTTGTCTCTCCGTGGGCCCAGCAGCATCTGCAGGTCGTCGTCGGGGTCGGGCAGGTAGAAGCCCAGCCACGACACGTCTTCGCTTGCCAGCGCGTCCCACGCAATATCGACAAGGCCCGCCATCCGCGTTGCGCGATCGCCGGTAAGGCGACGGCATGCGGAGAGCAGGCCCGTGTAGTCGCGAACTCGCGACGTGGTCTCGCTCATGTGGAGATCAGAGCGTCGCGGAGGTGTAGGGCAGCAGGCCCATGAAGCGGGCCCGCTTGATCGCCTGGGCGATCATGGCCTGCTCCTTGGCGGTGGTGCTCAGACGCTTGCGGCCGTAGATCTTGCCGTTGGGGCTCATCATGCGGCGCAGGTTGTCGGCGTCCTTCCAGTCGACGTAGGTCACGCCGTTGCCGGAAGTCTTGATCACGCTCTTCTTGTTGGGTCCGCCGCCGAAGCGGGAAAAACGGCTCATGCTGGCCTCCGTCGTGGTCCATGGCGCCCGGGCGAGACCTCCTCGCAATGGGGCGCGACGGTGAGTTTGGGTCGAATCTCAGTCCCAGCGGGGCTTGGGCGGCGCATCGGCCGATGGCTGCCCCGAGGGCGGAGATGATAGCGGGGCTGGCCGGGCCGGGTCCACCGCGGTGGAACCTTCGCCCTTCGCCCGGGCGGGGGCCGCGGATCGCCGATCGGCCTCGCTTGGCTCTCCAGCCTCGCTGGCAGGCCTGCTACGGCCGCAGAAGCGGTCGAACGAGGCCCTCCCGCCGCCGCGGATGACCAGGAACAGGCACCCGGCGGCCAGGACGCCGTTGCGGTACATCTGGCACATGCCGATGGTGTCGTCGCAAGGGAAGCTGAAGTCGCCGAAACAGCCGCACTGGACGTTCATGTCGCGGGCGATGGCGGTGTAGATGGCGTACATGAACACGCCCAGAGCGCTGAGCATGGCGAAGGCCGCCGCCCGCGTCCAGAGCCCCAGCAGGATGAGCACGGCACAGATGGCTTCGAGCCACGGCACGGCGAAGGTCGAGACGACCACGACGTGGTGGTGATCGAAGCGATCAAGCAACTTGAAGGCCTGAATCGACTCGGCGAAGGCCTGCGCCGCGTCCGGGCTGCGCAGCTTCATGAATGCGGCAAAGCCGAACACGCCCGCCAGGAACAGGCGGACGAAGACGGTGAACACCACGTCGATGCGCTGACCGGTGGTCACTTAGCCACCCCCCGCCGGCTCGGTCGGATGGCCGGCGGCCTTCCAGGCACCGAAACCCTCGTGCATGATGTAGACTTCGGTGTAGCCGCGGCCGATGAGCCGCTGGGCGACGTTCTCCGAGGCGTCGCACTCGCCGCCCCCGCAGAAGATGATGACCGGGAAGGCGCGATCGACCTGGGCGAGCACCTGGGCGCTCATCCCGCTGATGAAGTCGCGCGTCTCGAGGTGAAAGGCGCCCTCGATCGTGCCGTCGGTTCGCTCGGCGTCGGTGCGGGCATCGATGAACGCCATGCCGTCTTCCCAGTACTCGTACGCGCGATCGACGGAGATGTAGTAGTCGGGCAGGTCCGCTTGCTCTTGGACGCCCTGATCGGGAACGGGAATCGGATCGGCCACGGTGGGATCGACGCCCAGTTCGGGTTCTTCGACGGTCGACGCCTCTGGTTCGGGCGCTGGCTCGGGGTCGCTCGCAGACGCCGACTCGCCGCCGGTTGAAGGCTGGGAAGCGCGTCCCTGGCGTTCGAGCGCGTCGGCGACGTCGCGGGTGATGGGCCACTGCATGGAGTGGGCCACGGCGGCGCCGACCGCCACGATCAGGATGATGGCAAGTCGACCGAAAAACCGCATGGATTACTCGCCCGAGCGGGTGTCGACCACGCGGCCCACGTAGGGCAGCATGACCTGCTCTTCGAGGGGCACGTCGGTGTGGACCACGAAGTTGCCGCGAATCCGGCCGGCCTGCTCGATGCTGGGCAGCACGAGCTTGACACGGTACGCATCGACGGCCTTACCGTTGGAGCCCGCCTCGGCGTCGATCGGTTCAACGGTGTACTCGATCTTCATCGGGGCCATGCCGGCCGGCTGCAGCGGGCGAAGCTCGACGCCGGTGATCTTGAACGGCTCGTTGCGGCCGTGACGAACTTCGACGATTTCTTCGAGTTCGCGGCCGACGCTCAGCGTGCCCAGGGACATACGCAAGGGGTTGATCGAAACGTCGCCCTCGACCTGGGCGCCCACCGGAACGGTGACGAGCTTGCGACGATCGTCGTTGGTGCGGATGGTCGCCAGCGCCTGAGCGCGACCGGGAGGCGCGTCTTCGCGGAGCGTGACGAGGATGTCGGTCCGAGCGACGGACTCGCCTTCCTGCTCGAGGCGGTCGGTGCCCAGGATGTCGACGTTGAAGTACTTCGCGCCTTCGCCCACGAGCGTGACGTGGAATGCCTCGAAGTCTTCGTGCGAGCCGGTCAGGCTGATGAGCGTCTCCTTGCGGGTGTGCTTGGTGACTTGGCCCAGGTTGACCTGCATGGGTTCGATCGAGATGAGCGGCTTGACGAATGCACGGACCTTGACGGCCACCATCGGGTTGGCCGGGTCGCTGGTGCGGAACGTCACCGTCTGCTCGTGGCGGCCCGCGGTCTTTCCGCGAGGATCAAACTCCACTTCGAGCTCGACCGATTCGCCCGGGGCGAACTCGTTCTTGGGTAGCTCGGCCACCGTACAGCCGCAGGTGGTGCTCACGCTGGGCACCATCAGGGCGGTGTTGCCCGTGTTGCGGAAGCGGATGGTGCCTGTTGCTGGCTCGGTGTCCAGGATCGTGCCCAGGTCGATGATGGGCGTTTCCAGATCGAAGGTGGCCTGGCCGTTCTGGCCGTCCTCTTCCTGCTGCTGGCTGCCTGGCACCACGACCGCGCCACCGGCCTGCTGGGCGAGCGTGGCGGCGGGCGAGAGGGTGAGGCTCGCGCCCAGGCCAAGGACGGCCAGGATGGTCAAGCGAGAGTTGCTGGTCATGCTCTTTCCCCTATCTCCTCGCCCGCTGGGGGCGACCTCGCGGAGCCTGCAACAGCACCACCGATCCGATCGGGTGGCCCGCAGGCACGCCTGCATCATTGTTCGGCCGCCGGGGGCCGCTGTCAGCATACCACAGGTCGCCGACTTCGCCCACCATGAAGCGCCAGCCGACACAAGCTGTCACGTCCGTCCGCTATTTCCGCGCCCCGCGATTCGAATACCAGACACAGACTGAACAATTCACTCCATGGCTTCCGCGAGCCTATTCAGGGCGTGGGCGTAGCAGGCGGTCCGCATCGGGATGTTCTCGGACTGCATGAGGTCGTACACCTGGCCGAAGGACTCGGACATGATCTCGCCCAGGCGCTTGTGCACGGTCTCCAGGTCCCAGTAATAGCCGCTGATGTTCTGCGTCCATTCGAAGTAGCTGACCGTGACGCCCCCGGCGTTGGCCAGGATGTCGGGCACGACCAGCGTGTCGCCCTTGGAGAGGATCTCGTCGGCTTCCTTTGTCAGCGGGCCGTTGGCCAGCTCGATGAGCACCTGGGCCTTGATCTTCTTGGCGTTGTCCTTCCGTACGGCGTTCTCGAGCGCGGCGGGCACGAGCACGTCGACCTCCAGTTCCAGCAGATCCTCGTTGCTGATCTTCTTGCCGGCCTCGGGCAGGCGTCCGGAATCGACCTTGGTGGCAATGGTTTCGCGAACGTCCAGCCCCGAGGCGTCATAGATCCCGCCACGGGAGTCGCTGACCGCCACGACCTTGTAGCCGGCCTTGTCGGCCAGCTTGGCGAAGTGCTGGCCTGCATTGCCGAAGCCCTGGATAGCCACGGTAATGTCCTTGGGGTCCCAGCCGCGCTTCTTCTCGACCTGCTGGAGGCACACGAAGCCACCGCGACCGGTTGCATCGTCGCGGCCCAGCGATCCTCCGACGGCGACTGGCTTGCCGGTAATGACGCCCGGGTATCGTCCGCGCTTGATGACGTCGAATTCGTCGCTCATCCAGCCCATGATCTTCGCATTCGTGTACACGTCCGGGGCGGGCACGTCGATGTCCGGCCCGAGCACATCGGCCATGCCGCGCATGTAGCCGCGGCTGAGGGTTTCGAGTTCGCGCTCGCTGAGCTTGCGAGGATCGACGACGACGCCGCCCTTGCCGCCACCGAAGGGAATGCCCACGGTGGCGCACTTGAACGTCATCCAGAACGCCAGGGCGCGAACTTCGCCCGGCGTGACATCGGGGTGGTAGCGGATGCCACCCTTGGCCGGCCCGCGGACGGTGTTGTATCGGCAGCGATAGCCGGTGAAGACCTCGAGCGAGCCGTCGTCTTTTTTGACTGGAATGGCGACTTCGGAGAACCGCTCGGCGTGCCGGAGCCGCTCGACCGTGTCCGCGCTGGCGGAACTGTGCTTGGCGGCGGACTCCAAGCGGGGCAGGGCTTCGTCCACGAACACGTCTGAGGCCATCGGCTTCTCCTTGCTTTGCACGCTCGTCGTGCGGGCAGTATCCGCCGCAAGGATCGGCCCAAGGCGAAGAACGACGTTGCATTCGGGTCAACCCGAAGTTGCATAAGCCGCGACGGGCGCGGCAAACGCCAGCCTCGTGTATGCCAGCCTGAATCCCAAGCGAGCGGCATTGCGTTCGGTCGGAATGCCGGGCTCGCACTCGATGACGGCGAGAGCGCAGCCTTCTTCCTGGCCCTGCCTCAAGCGGTGGGCGATCAGTGCTTGCTGGATGCCCCGGCGGCGGAATCGCTGGTCCACCGTCGCGCCCCACAGCGAGGCGACCTTGATTGGTCCCTGGCCCGGCATCGGCGATATGGACACGACTTCCATGCCGCATGTGGCGGCCGGCTCACCATCGACGAACGCCCAGAAACCCCTGGATCGAGGATGCTTCTGGCTGCGGATCATGGCCTCGACCTGTGCGGCCGGCGCAGGCTTGCCGGGCTCGGCGAAGCCATCCATCGTAAATCGCGCAATCGCCTCGACCGCGGCCCCATCCGTTGCATCCAGCCGCTCGATGGTCAGGCCGGAGACCTCCGGTGTGTGAATCGGCATATCGAGGCCCCTGGCCAGGACACGCTCTACTTCCTCGAGCACCAGGCTCGTCCGAGCCAATGCAGCGAACTCGGGTTTGGTGCTCTGGTCGGTCAGGACGATGCGGGGCCGACCGCCCCGGGTAGCGATGTAGCTCGCGATGGCCTGAGCGCCCTCGTCGGTAAGCACCGACTCGAGCCCGCAGCCGATCGCCGAGCACAGCCAGGGCGCACCGGCCATGAATGCCACGACGCCACCGCCCTGACTGGCTGGTCGAACTTCGTGCTCGTCGGCCAGTTCGGCGATGACCGCCATCTGCCGGCGTTCGTTCAGGCGCATGATGGTGGTCGAGCCAAGCGTTGTGCTCATCGCCAAGTGTAACCGCATCATGGCAAACGCCGGACGCGAACGCCAAGGAGAGAGCGTTCGCGTCCGGCGAATTGGGGTTCCTGGCGTTCGCCGCGTCAGCACCCGCCAGCGAAGGCGTTCTGGAAGCAGAGGAAGTCGAACAGGGTGAGGGCGCCGTCTCCGTCGCAGTCGGCGATGGCGTCGCCGGTCGCGAAGGCGTTCTGGAAGGCGAGGAAGTCGAAGATGTTCAGCCGGCCATCGCCGTCGAAGTCGGCATAGCACGAGGTCGTGTCTTCGAAGGTGAATGCACCGGTCACCAGGCCGTCGCCCGTGGCTGCATCGACCTGCCAGCGCCCCTCAAACGTGATGTGGTTGGAGCGATTGCCGGCGATCTCGCCGTTGCCGGCGACGACCACGACGACCTGGTCGTCCGCGATGGGCGGGCTCATCTCGACCAGGATGTCGCCGCCCGGGCGAGCCGGCGGATCGGCCGGCGGGGCGACCTTGGAGTCGATGGCGTTCGAGATGTTGACCGCCGCACCGGCTCCGACTACGGTGCCGGCGCCCACGCCGCCCACGCTACCGAGCGCGCCGCCGATGAGGATCTCGCCGGCATAGACCCACCACTTGGGCTTGAAGCTGCCGCCGTCGTCGGCGATCTCGACGTAGTCGAGCGTGGTCAGGTTGCCGTCGGCGTCGGTGTTCCAGATGCCCTCGATGGCGCTGTTCCACTGCTCATCGAGGATGGTGCCGAAGCCCTGGGCACGGGACTCGTAGCCGTCGGGCGTGGCCACGAGATCGCCGAAGTAGTCCAGGCTCATGACGCCGCCGCAGACGCTTCCCTGGCCAACGGCGCT
This portion of the Phycisphaerales bacterium genome encodes:
- a CDS encoding Glu/Leu/Phe/Val dehydrogenase → MASDVFVDEALPRLESAAKHSSASADTVERLRHAERFSEVAIPVKKDDGSLEVFTGYRCRYNTVRGPAKGGIRYHPDVTPGEVRALAFWMTFKCATVGIPFGGGKGGVVVDPRKLSERELETLSRGYMRGMADVLGPDIDVPAPDVYTNAKIMGWMSDEFDVIKRGRYPGVITGKPVAVGGSLGRDDATGRGGFVCLQQVEKKRGWDPKDITVAIQGFGNAGQHFAKLADKAGYKVVAVSDSRGGIYDASGLDVRETIATKVDSGRLPEAGKKISNEDLLELEVDVLVPAALENAVRKDNAKKIKAQVLIELANGPLTKEADEILSKGDTLVVPDILANAGGVTVSYFEWTQNISGYYWDLETVHKRLGEIMSESFGQVYDLMQSENIPMRTACYAHALNRLAEAME
- a CDS encoding rhodanese-like domain-containing protein codes for the protein MRFFGRLAIILIVAVGAAVAHSMQWPITRDVADALERQGRASQPSTGGESASASDPEPAPEPEASTVEEPELGVDPTVADPIPVPDQGVQEQADLPDYYISVDRAYEYWEDGMAFIDARTDAERTDGTIEGAFHLETRDFISGMSAQVLAQVDRAFPVIIFCGGGECDASENVAQRLIGRGYTEVYIMHEGFGAWKAAGHPTEPAGGG
- a CDS encoding GAF domain-containing protein codes for the protein MSETTSRVRDYTGLLSACRRLTGDRATRMAGLVDIAWDALASEDVSWLGFYLPDPDDDLQMLLGPRRDKPACSPIGMHGACGQSFRQHITLVVRDVAALGEGYVACDPKDLAELVIPLFDAHGQCWGVFDLDSFSRGAFTTRDADALHECLAAGGLTSDTPPAARVF
- a CDS encoding MauE/DoxX family redox-associated membrane protein, with the translated sequence MTTGQRIDVVFTVFVRLFLAGVFGFAAFMKLRSPDAAQAFAESIQAFKLLDRFDHHHVVVVSTFAVPWLEAICAVLILLGLWTRAAAFAMLSALGVFMYAIYTAIARDMNVQCGCFGDFSFPCDDTIGMCQMYRNGVLAAGCLFLVIRGGGRASFDRFCGRSRPASEAGEPSEADRRSAAPARAKGEGSTAVDPARPAPLSSPPSGQPSADAPPKPRWD
- a CDS encoding GNAT family N-acetyltransferase; its protein translation is MSTTLGSTTIMRLNERRQMAVIAELADEHEVRPASQGGGVVAFMAGAPWLCSAIGCGLESVLTDEGAQAIASYIATRGGRPRIVLTDQSTKPEFAALARTSLVLEEVERVLARGLDMPIHTPEVSGLTIERLDATDGAAVEAIARFTMDGFAEPGKPAPAAQVEAMIRSQKHPRSRGFWAFVDGEPAATCGMEVVSISPMPGQGPIKVASLWGATVDQRFRRRGIQQALIAHRLRQGQEEGCALAVIECEPGIPTERNAARLGFRLAYTRLAFAAPVAAYATSG
- the rpsR gene encoding 30S ribosomal protein S18, coding for MSRFSRFGGGPNKKSVIKTSGNGVTYVDWKDADNLRRMMSPNGKIYGRKRLSTTAKEQAMIAQAIKRARFMGLLPYTSATL
- a CDS encoding DUF1573 domain-containing protein encodes the protein MTSNSRLTILAVLGLGASLTLSPAATLAQQAGGAVVVPGSQQQEEDGQNGQATFDLETPIIDLGTILDTEPATGTIRFRNTGNTALMVPSVSTTCGCTVAELPKNEFAPGESVELEVEFDPRGKTAGRHEQTVTFRTSDPANPMVAVKVRAFVKPLISIEPMQVNLGQVTKHTRKETLISLTGSHEDFEAFHVTLVGEGAKYFNVDILGTDRLEQEGESVARTDILVTLREDAPPGRAQALATIRTNDDRRKLVTVPVGAQVEGDVSINPLRMSLGTLSVGRELEEIVEVRHGRNEPFKITGVELRPLQPAGMAPMKIEYTVEPIDAEAGSNGKAVDAYRVKLVLPSIEQAGRIRGNFVVHTDVPLEEQVMLPYVGRVVDTRSGE
- a CDS encoding SDR family oxidoreductase gives rise to the protein MAGRRLEGKRILVTGAAQGIGLAIARACLDEGATVYLSDIRDEEGAKAAAEIGATYLHLDVRSQSDWASALESIGGLHGLVNNAGITGFGVPQLGPQDAEHCSLEDWRAVHAINLDGVFLGCRHAIAAMKAGGGSIVNIASRSGKVGVGGAAAYASSKAAVINHTRSVALCCAERGYPVRCNAISPGAILTPMWEALLEHAPDREAAIAEFAAEVPLRRLGSPEDVASLAVYLLSDESAYVTGAEFAVDGGLTAGIAAQLKK
- the ispG gene encoding flavodoxin-dependent (E)-4-hydroxy-3-methylbut-2-enyl-diphosphate synthase is translated as MQERRPTRPIYVGNEKTGIVQIGGGLPDSSGKATSPAPVSVQTMTAGYTHDVDKCVAEVHKLQAAGADVVRVAVPEKKDTEALKEILAQTSVPIVADVHFHFKRALEAVEAGVHKIRLNPGNINDREQVIEVINACKDAGLPIRVGVNEGSIIERRDKQKRAKELGAFFSDHKHGYMLAIMIAKLEEYLDIFYEQDFHDVAISAKSMDATMVIDAYTEISKRFDHPLHLGVTHAGPKETGCIRSVVALGTLLANGIGDTIRISYANDPIYEVEDGLELLYSLGLRERIGAELIACPTCGRIQVDLFSLVQEVRAKLASDIQVPMKVAVMGCVVNGPGEAEGADVAVFAGDRRGIIYVQGEKVANVNEDEILDRLLKECLAFQDAVRAGTAKLGEKKVDIVPPDPLGELGSGWEKMAAERLKGADLTIGQS
- a CDS encoding GC-type dockerin domain-anchored protein, whose translation is MRTRAIALKSFIGLSLLAGTVASAQDQQLEVAQHANVQMAIESILHGLHMQTEGSGWETCSGGALQIEVRFNDQNWSAVGQGSVCGGVMSLDYFGDLVATPDGYESRAQGFGTILDEQWNSAIEGIWNTDADGNLTTLDYVEIADDGGSFKPKWWVYAGEILIGGALGSVGGVGAGTVVGAGAAVNISNAIDSKVAPPADPPARPGGDILVEMSPPIADDQVVVVVAGNGEIAGNRSNHITFEGRWQVDAATGDGLVTGAFTFEDTTSCYADFDGDGRLNIFDFLAFQNAFATGDAIADCDGDGALTLFDFLCFQNAFAGGC